Proteins co-encoded in one Daphnia carinata strain CSIRO-1 chromosome 3, CSIRO_AGI_Dcar_HiC_V3, whole genome shotgun sequence genomic window:
- the LOC130685206 gene encoding uncharacterized protein LOC130685206 — MASQAARLLRSKAKPQVVTASTSSSAAASENNPSGAVSPLPSPVCNNNNNNNTLARWPLSKYANLIISKKPGAGTWHERTAGDPHDMWIQITQRHYIQIVHDDMLLECINLTEAQGTWRAIKRGPNMLFFISNTKETSRKFRIRFLANDQEESTAVADACACHLSRFFTLHDADRQGQNDDHHEPTCAISLQQLAAAVLDPQHSKWPSDYADIGNSLELVPDLVRSCLMDPNFPSLVEAVERSMKTLMNSDCAAAKDVE; from the exons ATGGCGAGCCAGGCAGCCAGGCTACTGAGAAGCAAAGCAAAACCACAAGTTGTGACGGCAAGTACATCATCGTCAGCAGCAGCATCCGAAAATAATCCATCTGGTGCCGTTTCGCCCCTGCCCAGTCCTgtttgcaacaacaacaacaacaacaacacgttGGCGAGATGGCCCTTGTCCAAATATGCTAACTTGATCATCAGCAAAAAGCCGGGCGCTGGAACGTGGCACGAGAGAACGGCTGGAGACCCCCACGACATGTGGATTCAAATTACTCAA CGCCATTACATTCAAATTGTCCACGATGATATGTTGCTCGAGTGCATCAACTTGACGGAAGCCCAAGGAACGTGGAGGGCAATTAA ACGTGGACCTAACATgctgtttttcatttccaataCCAAG GAAACTAGCCGCAAATTTCGTATTCGGTTTCTAGCCAACGACCAGGAAGAATCAACGGCTGTGGCTGACGCCTGCGCTTGTCACCTGTCCCGTTTTTTTACTTTACACGACGCCGATCGACAAGGTCAAAACGACGACCATCATGAACCTACATGCGCCATCTCGCTCCAACAATTGGCCGCAGCCGTTTTAGATCCTCAACATTCTAAATGGCCTTCAG ATTATGCGGATATTGGTAATTCCCTTGAACTGGTACCGGACCTCGTCCGCAGCTGCCTAATGGATCCCAATTTCCCTAGTTTGGTGGAAGCCGTGGAACGGTCAATGAAGACGTTGATGAACTCTGACTGCGCTGCGGCCAAGGATGTAGAGTAA